A genomic stretch from Achromobacter spanius includes:
- a CDS encoding glutathione S-transferase family protein, translating into MLKIWGRLTSVNVQKVMLAVRELALPHTFVQAGGPFGVNDTPEFAKLNPNRTVPVIDDGGFVLWESNAIVRYLASRYGVGTLWPEDACLRADADRWMDWQATEWQGAMGPAFLGLIRTPEDKRDHAAIENSVKRSNARALILDQALQGREFIAGRHLTMGDIALVCAAHRWLALPIERPDTPALSAWYRRVMMRPAPQGVLTLPLE; encoded by the coding sequence ATGTTGAAGATCTGGGGACGCCTGACGTCCGTCAACGTGCAGAAAGTGATGCTGGCCGTGCGCGAACTGGCGCTGCCGCACACCTTCGTACAGGCCGGCGGACCTTTCGGCGTGAACGACACGCCGGAATTCGCCAAGCTCAACCCGAATCGCACCGTGCCGGTCATCGACGATGGCGGCTTCGTGCTGTGGGAATCGAACGCCATCGTGCGCTACCTGGCCTCGCGCTACGGCGTGGGCACGCTCTGGCCCGAAGACGCCTGCCTGCGCGCCGATGCCGACCGCTGGATGGACTGGCAGGCTACCGAATGGCAAGGCGCCATGGGCCCGGCTTTCCTGGGGCTGATCCGCACGCCCGAAGACAAGCGCGACCACGCCGCCATTGAAAACTCGGTCAAGCGTTCCAACGCACGCGCCCTGATCCTGGACCAAGCTTTGCAAGGCCGCGAATTCATCGCCGGCCGCCATCTGACCATGGGCGACATCGCGCTTGTCTGCGCGGCGCACCGCTGGCTGGCCCTGCCCATTGAACGCCCCGACACCCCGGCGCTGTCCGCCTGGTACCGCCGCGTGATGATGCGCCCCGCCCCCCAAGGCGTGCTGACGCTTCCGCTGGAATAG
- a CDS encoding cytochrome C assembly family protein, which produces MSLGIVFHTAAALAYAVLGGALWARLAGAGEVEQTGKIGRLCLLGALVLHGIGLQQSMLGAQHLFIGWALALSAAIWLGMVVFWLESLLVRIDGLQLLLLPAAAIASALAAVFPQGQFVPHADNAWLRVHLLIALAAYGLITIAALHAMMMALLDRHLHRPLDAPAERSIIGRVLDSQPPLLVQEQLLFRIIWIGFIVLTLAVGSGSVASMKLTGKILPFDHKTVFTLLSWLTFGVLLAGRHVWGWRGRVALRWTLTGFGFLILAYTGSRFVLEMILHRG; this is translated from the coding sequence ATGTCACTAGGCATTGTATTTCACACAGCGGCTGCCTTGGCGTACGCAGTGCTAGGGGGGGCTCTCTGGGCCCGCCTGGCCGGCGCCGGGGAAGTCGAACAGACGGGCAAAATCGGCCGTCTGTGCCTGCTGGGGGCCTTGGTCCTGCATGGAATCGGGCTGCAACAATCCATGTTGGGCGCGCAGCATCTGTTCATTGGGTGGGCACTGGCCCTGTCCGCGGCCATCTGGCTGGGCATGGTGGTGTTCTGGCTGGAAAGCCTGCTGGTGCGCATCGACGGCCTGCAATTGCTGCTGTTGCCCGCCGCCGCCATCGCCAGCGCCCTGGCCGCCGTGTTTCCCCAGGGGCAATTCGTGCCCCACGCCGACAACGCCTGGCTACGCGTGCACCTGTTGATCGCCCTGGCCGCCTATGGCCTGATCACCATCGCCGCCCTGCACGCCATGATGATGGCCCTGCTTGACCGCCATTTGCACCGCCCGCTTGACGCCCCCGCCGAACGCAGCATCATTGGCCGCGTGCTGGACTCCCAGCCGCCCCTGCTGGTGCAGGAACAGCTGCTGTTCCGTATTATCTGGATCGGTTTCATCGTGCTGACCCTGGCGGTGGGCTCGGGGTCGGTGGCGTCAATGAAACTGACGGGCAAGATCCTGCCGTTTGACCACAAGACCGTCTTCACCCTGCTGTCCTGGCTGACGTTCGGCGTGCTGCTTGCCGGGCGCCACGTGTGGGGCTGGCGCGGGCGCGTTGCGCTGCGCTGGACGTTGACGGGTTTTGGTTTCCTGATTCTGGCGTACACCGGCAGCCGGTTCGTGCTGGAAATGATTCTGCATCGAGGCTGA
- a CDS encoding IclR family transcriptional regulator, which yields MTTLPPAMPIPTLDPDAVAPAGTQTLMRGLAVVQAVAAGARDLKDICARIGVARSTTHRLASCLVQERYLRALPGVGYVLGPKLIELGFQAREAFPMATLARPYLDALATQTGDTIHLAVRDNDDVLYLEKISGKKGLEMRSRVGHRMPLAATGVGKALLLDTEEPQWKALHRIGAPVSSRAPGGQQTWEAFRDRMREYAAQGYAFDLEDNEPSIRCVAAPVRDASSGIVAAISVSSTVPYMSLERMRDMVPVVQDAAAGISAEMGWKVDRS from the coding sequence ATGACCACCCTCCCGCCCGCAATGCCCATCCCCACCCTGGACCCCGACGCCGTCGCGCCCGCCGGTACTCAGACGCTGATGCGCGGCCTGGCCGTGGTGCAGGCGGTGGCGGCCGGTGCGCGTGACCTGAAAGACATCTGCGCCCGCATCGGCGTGGCGCGCAGCACCACGCACCGGCTGGCCAGTTGCCTGGTGCAAGAACGCTATCTGCGGGCCTTGCCCGGTGTGGGGTACGTGCTGGGGCCGAAGCTGATCGAACTGGGTTTTCAGGCGCGCGAAGCGTTTCCCATGGCGACCCTGGCGCGCCCCTATCTGGATGCGCTGGCCACACAAACGGGCGACACCATCCATCTGGCCGTGCGTGACAACGACGACGTGCTGTACCTGGAGAAGATCTCCGGCAAGAAGGGTCTGGAAATGCGGTCGCGCGTGGGGCATCGCATGCCGCTGGCCGCCACGGGCGTGGGCAAGGCGCTGCTGCTGGATACCGAAGAGCCGCAATGGAAGGCGCTGCATCGCATCGGCGCGCCGGTGTCGTCGCGCGCCCCAGGCGGCCAGCAGACCTGGGAAGCGTTCCGTGACCGCATGCGCGAGTACGCGGCGCAAGGCTATGCGTTTGACCTGGAAGACAACGAGCCGTCGATTCGCTGCGTGGCGGCGCCGGTGCGCGATGCTTCAAGTGGCATCGTCGCGGCGATCAGCGTGTCCAGCACGGTGCCGTACATGTCCCTGGAACGCATGCGCGACATGGTCCCGGTGGTGCAGGACGCGGCCGCAGGTATTTCGGCGGAAATGGGCTGGAAGGTGGACCGCAGTTGA
- the ampD gene encoding 1,6-anhydro-N-acetylmuramyl-L-alanine amidase AmpD — translation MALLLDRHGWLAPAPGVTLLPSPNRDARPKDAQVSLLVLHNISLPPGKFGGPEVAGLFLNTLDHASHPWLERLRGLRVSAHFFIRRDGRIMQFVSTDQRAWHAGVSRFGKRERCNDFSLGIELEGTDTLPYTDEQYLALRKLTRVLRVRYPLAAARGHEHIAPGRKTDPGPAFNWTRFSRDSGFARRQLPPV, via the coding sequence ATGGCTCTGCTTCTGGATCGACATGGCTGGCTGGCGCCGGCCCCGGGTGTAACCCTCCTGCCCTCGCCCAACCGCGACGCGCGTCCCAAAGACGCGCAGGTCTCGCTGCTGGTGCTGCACAACATCAGCCTGCCGCCGGGCAAGTTTGGCGGCCCCGAAGTCGCCGGGCTGTTCCTGAACACGCTTGACCACGCATCGCACCCCTGGCTGGAACGCCTGCGCGGCTTGCGCGTATCGGCCCACTTCTTTATTCGCCGCGATGGGCGCATCATGCAGTTCGTGTCCACCGACCAACGCGCCTGGCACGCCGGGGTGTCGCGCTTTGGCAAGCGCGAACGTTGCAACGACTTTTCCCTTGGCATCGAACTCGAAGGCACGGACACCCTGCCTTACACCGATGAACAATACCTGGCGCTACGCAAGCTGACGCGGGTGTTGCGCGTACGCTACCCCTTGGCCGCGGCCCGAGGTCACGAACACATAGCCCCGGGGCGCAAGACCGACCCCGGGCCGGCTTTCAACTGGACGCGTTTTTCGCGCGACAGCGGCTTTGCGCGGCGGCAGTTGCCGCCCGTCTGA
- a CDS encoding PP0621 family protein codes for MGKLLFWIVLIIAVLFVARIAARMAAARQEGDPPKARNPPPPAKLAPESMVRCAHCGIHLPRSEAVLLNGHTWCGTEHAKLGPARK; via the coding sequence GTGGGCAAGTTGTTGTTCTGGATCGTTTTGATCATCGCGGTGCTGTTCGTAGCTCGCATCGCCGCCCGCATGGCGGCGGCGCGCCAGGAGGGCGACCCGCCCAAGGCCCGCAACCCGCCTCCCCCGGCCAAGCTGGCGCCGGAATCCATGGTGCGATGCGCGCATTGCGGCATCCACCTGCCCCGGTCCGAAGCCGTGCTGCTGAACGGTCACACCTGGTGCGGCACCGAGCACGCAAAGCTGGGCCCAGCCAGGAAGTAA